One Candidatus Sulfurimonas baltica DNA segment encodes these proteins:
- a CDS encoding efflux RND transporter permease subunit, protein MIEKLIEFSIKNKFLILMMTLFLSMGSYYSIKNTPLDALPDLSPPQAIVQINWPGQSPEIIEDQGTYPLVSQFLAIADIDTVRGYSTYENGLIYIIFKEGTDLYWARSRVLEQLSAIQSQLPPSMAVSLGPDASGVGWAYEYALTSKTKNLAQLRTLQDYYYKYALMGVDGVSEVASIGGFVPTYQVSVNNDNLIRYDLSINDVAQVLKANNNDTGGRIVIENGFEWMVQAKGYVQDLDDIRRLVVTQKGGVAVTLGDIARVELTPAARRGVADLNGEGEVVGGIVLLRYGEDVYSAIKRIDKKMKELKVDDVDVVTVYDRSSLIEKAVETLKSTLIEESIIVVVIIGLFLMHFRSSLIVLIILPLTVGVTFLLMHLFNIGSNIMSLGGIAIAIGAMVDASIVMIENAHKMLHKFETKHNRLPTNQERIDVILKSSQLVGRPIFFALALIVVSFFPIFALSGQEGLLFTPLAFTKTFTMGAGAILSITLVPVLMIYFVKGKILPENKNPLNRFFIWLYHPIIVYGLKLKYLVIILVVASLGYMYPLYKNLKWEFMPMLNEQSFMYMPVTPYGISIDQSKALTQKTDKIIKSFPEVETVFGKGGRASTATDPAPLGMLETIITLKPQSEWREGMTYTKLREEMEAALQIPGLVNSWTYPIRGRIDMLLSGIRTPLGIKLYGQTPDGLQKYGKIIEDKLRGFNKTLSVFADQASAGYYVDIEIDEEALQRYGLAKDALLEYTSLAIGGMKISTMYKGLERYPITLRLDESERRSIDSIKDIQIKTKLGFVPLSTFAEVGYRQSASVIKSEMATPVTFVYITPNDGVTASEYKAQAQKLIDEIDFDSGYYVEWAGQSEYLESAMAKIVWIIPAVLLSILVLIYFALKEMVPTLIVFLTLPFALLGGLIYIDMLNFAMSIAVIVGFLALLGVAAETAIVMIVYLQESVHESKEKHGNEFNLVHLNKAIYEGAVQRVRPKLMTVFSLLAGLAPIMYSHGVGSEVMQRIAAPMLGGAISSAILSLIIIPILYELYAKKELSNKKRELENIGEEK, encoded by the coding sequence ATGATTGAAAAACTAATAGAATTCAGTATTAAAAATAAATTTTTAATACTTATGATGACACTCTTTTTGTCAATGGGGTCTTACTATTCCATAAAGAACACTCCGCTTGATGCACTACCAGATTTGTCTCCTCCACAAGCAATTGTGCAGATAAATTGGCCAGGTCAATCTCCTGAGATTATAGAAGATCAAGGGACGTACCCTCTAGTTTCTCAATTTTTGGCAATTGCAGATATTGACACAGTTCGTGGATACTCTACTTATGAAAACGGTCTTATCTATATTATTTTTAAAGAGGGGACTGATCTTTACTGGGCAAGAAGCCGTGTACTTGAGCAACTCTCCGCTATACAGTCACAACTCCCTCCATCAATGGCCGTTTCACTTGGTCCTGATGCTTCGGGTGTTGGCTGGGCTTATGAGTATGCACTAACATCAAAAACAAAAAATCTGGCACAGCTTAGAACTCTTCAAGACTACTATTACAAATATGCACTTATGGGTGTAGACGGTGTCTCTGAAGTTGCTTCCATAGGCGGCTTTGTACCGACCTACCAAGTAAGCGTAAACAATGACAATCTTATTAGGTACGACTTAAGCATAAATGATGTTGCACAAGTTCTAAAAGCAAACAATAACGATACAGGCGGACGGATAGTAATAGAAAATGGTTTTGAGTGGATGGTTCAGGCCAAGGGCTATGTTCAAGATTTGGATGATATCAGAAGGCTTGTTGTAACTCAAAAAGGTGGCGTTGCCGTTACACTCGGTGATATTGCACGAGTTGAACTTACACCGGCAGCTAGGCGTGGCGTAGCAGATTTAAACGGTGAGGGTGAAGTTGTTGGCGGTATTGTACTGCTGCGCTACGGAGAAGATGTTTACTCGGCAATAAAACGTATAGACAAAAAAATGAAAGAGCTAAAGGTTGATGATGTTGATGTTGTTACTGTTTACGATCGCTCGTCTTTAATAGAAAAAGCTGTAGAAACACTAAAGAGTACACTTATAGAAGAGAGCATAATAGTTGTCGTCATTATTGGTCTATTTTTGATGCACTTTCGCTCATCTCTTATTGTTTTAATAATACTTCCTTTAACAGTTGGTGTAACTTTTCTACTAATGCACTTGTTTAATATTGGCTCAAATATTATGTCTCTAGGGGGAATTGCTATTGCTATTGGAGCGATGGTAGATGCCTCTATTGTTATGATAGAAAATGCCCATAAAATGTTGCATAAGTTTGAGACTAAACACAATAGGTTGCCAACAAACCAAGAGAGAATTGATGTCATTTTAAAGTCTTCTCAACTTGTTGGCCGCCCAATCTTTTTTGCTTTGGCACTTATTGTTGTCTCATTTTTCCCTATATTCGCTCTCTCAGGTCAAGAGGGTCTGCTTTTTACTCCTCTTGCATTTACAAAAACATTTACAATGGGAGCAGGAGCAATCTTAAGTATCACCCTTGTACCTGTTCTTATGATATATTTTGTAAAAGGGAAAATCTTACCGGAAAATAAAAATCCGCTAAACAGATTTTTTATATGGCTTTATCACCCCATAATTGTTTATGGACTAAAGCTCAAATATCTTGTTATTATTCTTGTTGTCGCTTCACTAGGTTACATGTACCCGCTTTACAAAAATTTAAAATGGGAATTTATGCCTATGCTTAATGAGCAAAGCTTTATGTATATGCCTGTAACTCCCTATGGAATCTCTATAGACCAGTCAAAAGCTTTAACACAAAAAACAGACAAGATTATCAAATCATTCCCTGAGGTTGAGACTGTTTTTGGAAAAGGTGGACGTGCTAGTACTGCTACAGACCCTGCACCTTTAGGAATGTTGGAGACTATAATAACTCTTAAACCCCAAAGTGAGTGGCGAGAGGGAATGACATATACAAAATTAAGAGAAGAGATGGAAGCAGCTCTTCAAATCCCTGGGCTTGTAAACTCATGGACTTACCCTATTCGTGGACGTATAGATATGCTTTTAAGCGGTATTCGTACACCTCTAGGAATTAAACTCTACGGTCAAACTCCAGACGGACTTCAAAAATATGGAAAAATAATCGAGGATAAACTTCGTGGCTTCAATAAGACTCTCTCTGTTTTTGCCGATCAGGCAAGTGCAGGATATTATGTAGATATAGAGATAGACGAAGAGGCTCTTCAACGTTATGGCTTAGCAAAAGATGCACTGCTTGAGTATACATCTTTAGCTATTGGCGGTATGAAAATCTCTACTATGTATAAAGGTCTAGAGCGTTACCCTATCACTCTGCGTTTAGATGAGAGCGAGAGACGTTCAATTGATAGCATTAAAGATATTCAGATTAAAACTAAACTTGGCTTTGTCCCACTATCTACTTTTGCAGAAGTTGGGTACAGACAAAGTGCTTCTGTAATAAAGTCTGAAATGGCAACTCCTGTTACATTTGTGTACATTACACCAAATGACGGGGTTACAGCATCGGAATACAAAGCACAAGCTCAAAAACTAATTGATGAGATTGATTTTGATTCGGGCTATTACGTAGAGTGGGCTGGGCAATCTGAGTATCTAGAGTCAGCTATGGCTAAAATAGTATGGATTATACCTGCTGTTTTACTTAGTATTTTAGTTCTTATATATTTTGCGCTCAAAGAGATGGTTCCAACTCTTATTGTATTTTTAACCCTCCCTTTTGCTCTACTAGGGGGCTTAATCTACATAGATATGTTGAACTTTGCTATGAGTATAGCCGTAATTGTCGGCTTTTTGGCACTCCTTGGTGTGGCAGCTGAAACCGCAATTGTTATGATTGTTTACCTTCAAGAGAGCGTCCATGAGTCTAAAGAGAAGCATGGCAATGAATTTAATCTGGTGCACTTAAACAAAGCAATATATGAGGGTGCCGTTCAAAGAGTCAGACCAAAACTTATGACAGTATTTTCACTTCTTGCCGGACTTGCTCCAATCATGTATTCACATGGTGTGGGGAGTGAAGTAATGCAGAGAATTGCTGCACCTATGCTAGGAGGAGCTATATCTTCTGCTATACTAAGCTTGATAATTATCCCTATTTTATATGAGCTGTATGCAAAAAAAGAACTCTCAAATAAAAAAAGAGAACTTGAAAATATCGGGGAAGAAAAATGA
- a CDS encoding efflux RND transporter periplasmic adaptor subunit codes for MKTKLKLFLLVLPLLLVAKDATVKQLFSVQTIKVKKETNSQRIKNYGYVMTDESRKYDISPRFGGYIVELYADKIYKKVKKGEALATVYSPEVFKAKDEYLNTFKYIKQRPNKGMLESSKLKLQLLGISDKEVNEVIDGTKVSPNTTIYSPIDGYVFIKSVDKGAAFNAKQKLFQIVNLDEVWVETKLFEEERARLSTTSSYELTFKGLEKVYKTSNKLLYPQLDPKVATLTLRLRVDNEAHNLFPGMYANVISLIDEKSQLVLPSTAVIRKSGTHYVFMVGEYEGEYEPIEVEAKIIDANTYAIVSGLNEGDEVVNNALFMMDSDAQINSLY; via the coding sequence ATGAAGACAAAATTAAAACTATTTTTACTGGTATTACCTTTACTGCTTGTTGCAAAAGATGCAACTGTAAAACAACTTTTTAGTGTACAGACCATAAAGGTAAAAAAAGAGACTAATAGCCAACGAATTAAAAACTACGGTTATGTAATGACGGATGAGAGTCGTAAATACGACATATCACCTCGCTTTGGTGGCTATATTGTTGAATTATATGCCGATAAAATATATAAAAAGGTAAAAAAAGGGGAGGCACTAGCTACCGTATATTCTCCTGAAGTATTTAAAGCAAAAGATGAGTATCTAAATACATTTAAGTATATAAAACAACGTCCAAATAAAGGGATGCTGGAGAGTTCAAAACTTAAACTACAACTCCTTGGAATAAGCGACAAAGAGGTAAACGAGGTTATTGACGGAACAAAGGTCTCACCAAATACTACTATTTACTCCCCTATAGATGGTTATGTATTTATTAAAAGCGTTGACAAAGGGGCTGCTTTCAATGCAAAGCAAAAACTTTTTCAGATAGTTAACCTTGATGAAGTTTGGGTTGAGACAAAACTCTTTGAAGAGGAGAGAGCAAGACTCTCAACTACTTCTAGCTATGAACTTACTTTTAAAGGGTTGGAGAAGGTTTACAAAACTAGCAATAAACTTCTTTACCCGCAGCTTGACCCAAAAGTAGCTACTCTGACTCTTCGTTTGAGAGTAGATAACGAAGCGCACAACCTATTTCCGGGAATGTACGCCAACGTTATTTCACTTATAGATGAGAAATCACAGCTTGTCTTACCATCAACAGCAGTTATTCGTAAAAGCGGAACTCACTATGTCTTTATGGTTGGCGAATATGAGGGTGAATATGAGCCTATAGAAGTAGAAGCTAAAATAATTGACGCTAACACATACGCAATTGTAAGTGGTCTTAATGAAGGTGATGAAGTTGTCAACAATGCTCTGTTTATGATGGATTCAGATGCTCAGATAAATTCACTATATTAG
- a CDS encoding TolC family protein — MKKLLLALFILVSSLYGLTLEEAISKALDKKPFILASSLYGMTLDEAISKALDKNPSLESIANRIAVNNSSIDISDQLPNPSLSFSQNTLDESQAMSQKILTLQQKLPYYGKRDKLKNISLAEKEVLSTNLTQAKVTLVNEIKNQAYTIWELESLYKTIVSYEELTKQNIELFQSYTATSGNQHIGIMSAELTLSDLRIQKSTLNAKIYSSYAKLSYLASFEIKKLNLSLSIKKMPDMESLHVGLTNNTALSLSDKQIQKSNAIVESAKAENYPDVNVLAAYSFRNNFDDFMTFGIGINLPIYSTEDYKEEQARKSALVAHSLKEDTKISVEADFKTAYLQMKSAYEIYHIIQNEALPQIEHMFELTSSSIATGGDLFKYIDILIKKLKLEQTSIAAVASYNRNIAKISALSGELK, encoded by the coding sequence ATGAAAAAATTGCTTTTAGCACTATTTATTCTGGTTTCAAGCCTTTACGGATTGACTCTTGAAGAGGCGATATCTAAAGCATTAGATAAGAAACCATTTATTCTGGCTTCAAGTCTTTACGGAATGACCCTTGATGAGGCAATATCTAAAGCACTAGATAAAAACCCCTCTTTGGAGTCTATTGCAAACCGTATAGCAGTAAATAACTCTAGCATAGATATTTCCGATCAGCTTCCAAACCCCTCTCTCTCTTTTTCACAAAACACTTTAGATGAATCGCAGGCTATGAGTCAAAAGATTTTAACCTTGCAACAAAAGCTTCCATATTACGGCAAAAGAGATAAGTTGAAAAATATTTCTTTGGCTGAAAAAGAGGTTTTATCTACAAACTTGACACAAGCCAAAGTAACATTGGTAAATGAGATAAAAAATCAGGCTTACACTATTTGGGAGCTTGAGAGTCTTTACAAAACAATAGTTTCTTACGAGGAGTTAACAAAACAAAATATTGAACTTTTTCAATCTTACACTGCTACCTCCGGAAACCAACATATTGGGATTATGTCAGCTGAGCTAACTCTCTCCGATCTTCGTATTCAAAAAAGCACTTTAAATGCAAAAATATATTCATCATATGCAAAATTATCCTATCTTGCATCTTTTGAAATAAAAAAGCTTAACTTATCCCTTAGTATTAAGAAAATGCCGGATATGGAGAGCTTACATGTAGGATTAACAAATAACACTGCTCTCTCTTTAAGTGATAAACAGATTCAAAAGAGCAACGCTATTGTTGAGAGTGCCAAAGCAGAGAACTATCCGGATGTCAATGTTTTAGCAGCGTACTCATTTAGGAATAACTTTGACGACTTTATGACTTTTGGTATTGGGATAAATCTTCCAATATACTCAACAGAAGACTACAAAGAAGAGCAGGCAAGAAAATCAGCACTTGTAGCTCATAGCTTAAAAGAAGATACAAAAATATCTGTCGAGGCAGATTTTAAAACTGCCTATTTGCAGATGAAGTCTGCTTATGAAATCTACCATATAATTCAAAATGAGGCTCTTCCTCAAATAGAACATATGTTTGAATTAACGTCATCATCTATTGCGACAGGTGGAGATTTGTTTAAATATATAGATATCTTAATTAAAAAGCTAAAGCTCGAACAAACAAGCATAGCTGCTGTAGCCTCATATAACCGCAACATAGCAAAAATTTCTGCCCTTTCAGGAGAGTTAAAATGA
- a CDS encoding FixH family protein, with the protein MKKILIALLALMLSATLLQAAAFEQSAKNTTTEVIISSDKPLTTGSNTLILDITPKDKDVKVSVKAFMPAMPGMPAMESKADAKDLGNGKFETTVNLSMGGTWQLHIFITPSAGKKSRVKTSLNF; encoded by the coding sequence ATGAAAAAAATATTAATTGCTTTACTAGCCTTAATGTTAAGTGCTACTCTCTTGCAAGCTGCAGCTTTTGAACAATCTGCAAAAAACACAACGACTGAAGTAATTATCAGTTCTGACAAACCACTTACTACAGGCTCAAATACTCTTATTCTTGATATTACACCAAAAGATAAAGATGTAAAAGTAAGTGTAAAAGCCTTTATGCCTGCGATGCCTGGAATGCCAGCGATGGAATCAAAAGCTGATGCAAAAGATTTGGGAAATGGAAAATTTGAAACTACTGTAAACCTCTCTATGGGTGGAACATGGCAGTTACATATCTTTATAACGCCGAGTGCTGGTAAAAAGTCACGTGTTAAAACCTCTTTGAATTTTTAA
- a CDS encoding TrmH family RNA methyltransferase has translation MNKIKLIAINDSNRASLEIYHKLRENAFTKDNSFIADSPKVVNILLKTDIEVKSILATQEYYDEFEELISLKKIPELFVIKKDEMEKIIGHKIHHNCMMHGIRPDDTSLENMGENIIMLDEITSTENVGSIARSAAALGVTSYMLPKQAPHPYSRRALRVSMGHISKLHVHIYDDIFFTLSSLKADGYKIFGAEVTKNSTPLMEVKIPKKWVLLMGHEGKGLSEEIIEMCDEVVEIEMMDDVRSFNVGIAASILMYQFKNSTNRI, from the coding sequence ATGAATAAGATTAAACTAATCGCAATAAATGACTCAAATAGAGCATCTTTAGAGATTTACCACAAGCTAAGAGAGAACGCTTTTACAAAGGACAACAGTTTTATAGCAGACTCTCCCAAGGTGGTAAATATACTCTTAAAGACAGACATAGAAGTAAAGAGTATTCTTGCCACACAAGAGTACTATGATGAGTTTGAAGAGCTGATATCCTTAAAAAAAATCCCCGAACTTTTTGTTATAAAAAAAGATGAGATGGAGAAAATAATCGGACACAAAATACACCATAACTGTATGATGCACGGAATTCGTCCAGATGACACTTCGCTTGAGAATATGGGTGAGAATATAATAATGTTAGATGAGATTACATCAACTGAAAATGTCGGCTCAATTGCTAGAAGCGCGGCCGCACTCGGAGTTACTTCATATATGCTTCCAAAACAGGCTCCACACCCATATTCACGCAGAGCGCTTAGAGTATCTATGGGGCATATTAGTAAGCTACATGTGCATATTTATGATGATATATTTTTCACACTAAGCTCTTTAAAAGCTGATGGATATAAAATATTTGGAGCTGAGGTAACAAAAAATTCTACCCCACTAATGGAAGTGAAAATTCCTAAAAAGTGGGTACTTTTGATGGGTCACGAGGGGAAAGGTTTAAGCGAAGAAATTATCGAGATGTGTGATGAGGTAGTAGAGATTGAAATGATGGATGATGTCAGAAGTTTCAATGTTGGTATTGCCGCATCAATACTTATGTATCAGTTTAAAAATAGCACAAATCGAATATAA
- a CDS encoding EAL and HDOD domain-containing protein: protein MQNVYLGRQPILDLYGKLNSYEILYRGEYEQNKGVNNRFVSAAVICSVLNKFGTHAVLGSRKAFAKVDEKFLMSDMIFTIPSQFFIFSIVEADVNERVVERCEQLKERGYELAINDITFDEDNLNKYSSILSTLSYVKINFDKTFKDDEYVKNIISGLKDNNIKVVATKIENDEKYLFAKSLGCELFQGYFFAKPKILESEKHDPSQMNILKLYSLLMEDTNIDEITSEFEKNHALTIQLLRYINSSAFHFKDKISSIHHILTLVGRTPLAQWLMLMIYSKSVAKKGDISPLLLMVKHRTDLMQTIFKKIEPYSRSNVLGQAYFVGVLSLIDTVFGEKLEKILDDMNVDDTTKLALLDDGGLLGEIYALVRDVEQFKTKNITLFEKKHNLENNTIERLMFDSMSEVTAFENAFCSI, encoded by the coding sequence ATGCAAAATGTATATTTGGGACGTCAGCCAATTTTAGATTTATATGGCAAACTTAACTCTTATGAGATTTTATACAGGGGTGAATATGAGCAAAACAAAGGGGTTAATAACCGCTTTGTTAGTGCCGCCGTTATATGTAGTGTTTTAAATAAATTTGGGACACATGCAGTACTGGGTAGTCGAAAAGCATTCGCAAAAGTAGATGAAAAATTTTTAATGAGTGATATGATTTTCACAATTCCAAGTCAGTTTTTCATATTTTCAATAGTTGAAGCTGATGTTAATGAGAGAGTTGTTGAGAGGTGTGAGCAGCTAAAAGAGAGAGGTTATGAACTGGCTATAAATGATATAACATTTGATGAAGATAATTTAAATAAATATTCATCAATACTCTCAACCCTTTCGTATGTTAAAATAAATTTTGACAAAACATTTAAAGATGATGAGTATGTAAAAAATATAATATCAGGGCTTAAAGATAACAATATCAAAGTGGTTGCTACAAAAATAGAAAATGATGAGAAGTATTTGTTTGCTAAAAGTCTAGGGTGTGAATTATTTCAGGGTTACTTTTTTGCAAAACCTAAAATATTAGAAAGTGAAAAGCATGACCCTTCACAAATGAATATATTAAAACTTTATAGCTTACTTATGGAAGATACCAATATAGACGAAATCACGTCAGAGTTTGAAAAAAATCACGCCCTTACTATTCAGTTGCTGCGGTATATCAACTCTAGTGCATTTCATTTTAAGGATAAAATCTCTTCAATTCACCATATTTTGACACTTGTCGGAAGAACACCTCTTGCTCAGTGGTTAATGCTTATGATATATTCGAAGTCTGTTGCTAAAAAAGGTGATATTTCACCTTTATTGTTGATGGTAAAACACCGTACGGATTTAATGCAGACAATTTTCAAAAAAATAGAACCTTACTCAAGAAGCAATGTTTTAGGACAGGCATATTTTGTTGGAGTATTGTCTCTTATAGATACTGTATTTGGAGAAAAGCTAGAGAAAATATTAGATGATATGAATGTGGATGATACTACAAAATTGGCTCTACTTGATGATGGTGGTCTTCTAGGGGAGATATATGCTTTGGTTAGGGATGTTGAGCAATTTAAGACAAAAAACATAACCCTCTTTGAAAAAAAACATAATTTAGAAAATAATACAATTGAGCGCTTAATGTTTGATAGCATGAGCGAAGTAACAGCATTTGAAAATGCATTTTGTTCAATATAA
- a CDS encoding YwbE family protein: MDGTKRVNIRSGISVAIVLKEDQESGRLTDGIVRDILTKSPTHPHGIKVRLMSREVGRVKVIY; encoded by the coding sequence ATGGATGGTACAAAACGGGTAAATATTAGAAGCGGAATAAGTGTGGCAATTGTCCTTAAAGAGGATCAGGAGAGCGGGCGTCTGACAGATGGAATTGTCCGTGATATTTTAACAAAATCTCCAACTCACCCTCATGGGATTAAAGTCCGCCTTATGAGTCGTGAAGTTGGAAGAGTAAAGGTAATATACTAA
- the dbpA gene encoding ATP-dependent RNA helicase DbpA yields MNETDFSNLPLSKEMLHNLNEIGYKEMTPIQAESLPFILDGRDVIAQAKTGSGKTAAFGIGLLQKLQVKKFRVQTLILCPTRELADQVAKELRTLARFAHNIKILTLCGGSAFGPQLGSLRHGAHIVVGTPGRILKHLKKETLSLEDMDTLVLDEADRMLDMGFSEEINEVLGFAPKEKQTLLFSATYTDEIMGISATLQKDAVNVKTISTEIANSIVERFYEVQNSQKIDTLVDIFSTFKPENVIVFANTKVEVQEIAETLQKRKIDALAIHGDLEQYERNDVLVQFANKSCPVLVATDVAARGLDIKELSMVVNYDVPHGEETYTHRIGRTGRAGKEGLAFTLFTAYEADKAYEYKNGSRLFEDVGELKSAVGFTMKPPYITLVIEGGKKDKVRAGDLLGALTGEAGLTGSSIGKIDIYERQSYVAIESKKIDEAHEKLKNGKIKGKKFSVWIL; encoded by the coding sequence ATGAATGAAACAGATTTTTCAAATCTTCCTTTATCAAAGGAGATGCTTCATAACCTAAATGAAATTGGTTATAAAGAGATGACCCCTATTCAAGCAGAGAGTTTGCCTTTTATTTTGGATGGCAGAGACGTGATTGCTCAGGCTAAAACAGGAAGCGGTAAAACAGCTGCTTTTGGGATAGGCCTACTTCAGAAGCTTCAAGTTAAAAAGTTTAGAGTTCAGACTCTTATATTGTGTCCAACCAGAGAGTTAGCTGATCAGGTTGCAAAAGAGCTTCGCACACTTGCAAGATTCGCTCACAATATAAAGATTTTAACACTTTGCGGTGGAAGTGCTTTTGGACCGCAGCTTGGCTCACTTCGTCACGGAGCACATATAGTTGTCGGAACTCCTGGGAGAATTTTAAAACATCTAAAAAAAGAGACACTATCTCTTGAAGACATGGATACTCTTGTTCTTGACGAGGCTGACAGAATGTTGGATATGGGCTTTAGTGAAGAGATAAATGAAGTTTTGGGGTTTGCTCCAAAAGAGAAACAGACACTTCTTTTTTCAGCTACTTACACAGATGAGATTATGGGCATAAGTGCAACTTTGCAAAAAGACGCGGTTAATGTTAAAACAATCTCTACTGAAATTGCAAACAGTATAGTTGAGAGATTTTATGAGGTTCAAAACTCTCAAAAAATAGATACTTTAGTAGATATTTTCAGCACTTTTAAACCTGAAAACGTTATAGTCTTTGCAAACACAAAAGTAGAAGTTCAAGAAATCGCAGAGACTCTTCAAAAAAGAAAAATTGACGCATTGGCAATTCACGGGGATTTGGAGCAGTACGAGAGAAACGATGTGTTAGTTCAGTTTGCTAACAAAAGCTGCCCAGTGTTAGTAGCAACTGATGTAGCAGCAAGAGGGCTTGATATAAAAGAGCTCTCAATGGTCGTAAACTATGATGTTCCTCACGGAGAAGAGACCTATACTCACCGCATTGGCAGAACTGGGCGAGCAGGAAAAGAGGGTTTGGCTTTCACACTTTTTACTGCGTATGAGGCTGACAAAGCATATGAGTATAAAAATGGGAGCCGTCTTTTTGAAGATGTGGGCGAGCTAAAATCTGCAGTCGGCTTTACAATGAAACCGCCATATATCACACTTGTTATAGAGGGTGGAAAAAAAGACAAAGTCCGTGCAGGAGATTTACTTGGTGCATTAACGGGAGAGGCTGGACTTACCGGCAGCTCAATCGGCAAGATAGATATTTACGAAAGACAGAGTTACGTTGCAATAGAGAGTAAAAAAATAGACGAGGCTCATGAGAAGCTAAAAAATGGAAAAATCAAAGGTAAAAAGTTTTCGGTTTGGATTCTCTAA
- a CDS encoding YgjP-like metallopeptidase domain-containing protein, with amino-acid sequence MDSLKYINHYSEATKKQVHELIKQDKLAHHLLKKYPNPHVIKNDKTLFSYVNELKNTHMKKVAPLSKVLYDGKINVIHNALGTHHFVSRVQGSKLKSKNEIRIASMFKSVPEEFLQMIAVHELAHFKEKEHNKAFYKLCEYMQPNYHQIEFDVRLYLTQIDIKGKLEEWS; translated from the coding sequence TTGGATTCTCTAAAATATATAAACCACTACTCTGAGGCTACAAAGAAACAGGTGCATGAGCTAATCAAACAAGACAAGTTAGCGCACCACCTTTTAAAAAAATATCCGAATCCACATGTCATAAAAAATGACAAGACTCTTTTTTCATATGTAAATGAATTGAAAAACACTCATATGAAAAAAGTAGCTCCTCTTAGCAAAGTTCTTTATGACGGGAAGATAAATGTTATTCACAATGCTTTGGGTACTCACCACTTTGTCTCGAGGGTTCAGGGCTCGAAGCTTAAATCTAAAAATGAGATTCGCATAGCTTCAATGTTTAAAAGTGTGCCCGAAGAGTTTTTGCAGATGATAGCTGTCCATGAGTTGGCACATTTTAAAGAGAAAGAGCATAACAAGGCATTTTATAAACTGTGTGAGTATATGCAACCTAATTATCATCAGATAGAGTTTGATGTGAGACTCTACTTAACGCAAATCGATATAAAAGGTAAACTAGAGGAGTGGTCTTAA